The following DNA comes from Vairimorpha necatrix chromosome 5, complete sequence.
TCCTTCGTCCGACGATGTTTCTAATGATGAATCTGATGGTAAAAACGGCACTATGAAGATTAAAAACTATGAAAATTCAAATATATATGTCCCTAGGAGGAATTTTAGATCTCATCCCCCTTACCCAGTCCCGAATAGTAGAGAGCAATTAGCAACGCCAACTAACATTAATTGTCGGCGGCATTTTTACCAAAGAAGAAACAAAATTGGATTagattatttaaaagaagcGGCCGAATTAAATAAGTATGtttacagaaaaaaaactgCCTTAGAATATTTGTGTGAATTAGCGAAGGAAGAGGTTATTAAGATGCAGATCCAACACGTTTATGAAAAACAAATCAATTccgaaaattttaatcaaaaaaatgcaaaactTATCGGTGGTGATATAAATCAAACAGATATTATGCAAAATAAACTTAATAGAGACGATCCAGAAATACATTTACCCTATGTTGTTCCACCAAAACGGAGGtcatacaaaaaaatagaaaatatagaaaaaattttgccTGAGAATGAGACCATACAAAGTTTCACAGATTTTCCAGACGATTTATTCACTACAAAGGTCAGAAATGGGGTCACAGTGTTCTGCTGTGCAGACGACGATTGTGATATGGAACTGCCTTCCTTGACTCGAATAAAAAGGCACTACTTGGTCCACACGAACTTAAAACCCTTTAAATGTCTAAATAAGCATTGTAATAAGAGGTACTCAAGAAGGGATAACATGCTTCATCATTATAAAAGCCACTGTAAACACAACAGAAACTAATGGGAAATAttaattgtataaaaataaggtCTAGACCTATATTATTATgatgtaaaattaaaacaataaatattttttaaaataatttctatttgtaatttcgtatttttttcaaattttttcatgctattttttatgttgaAATTTGACaggataaaaattttcataaaatggataaatttttcgtAAATATTCATTGCTCATGCaattgaataaaataatataacgAACCAGCTAAATAGTTATTCAAAAgctataaattatattttataatcaatttttttttttgaaaaaaacagTTTTTGATTTAGGTTTTAAGCTTATGATTTTACAATTATAGAATATCGGactaatgaaaatatataaaactcATTTTCGTTAGTATTTAATGCAATatcaagaaatttttatattatttttgctaaagaattattaaaatcaattttgTTACTTTTCTGTTTTGAAATTAATctgatttttatagtaatCACAATTGTTTTCTAGGTCGCTTCTAGTTTTCAGGTTTCATAGTTTTCTGTAGACTAGGAGGTATTACAATCTTCTTTTTCGTAACTAGAAATCAAAAATGCAAATCATTTCTCCCTATATTACAGCAATATTTTGACAGTATATTAGTACGtcatttaaaacaaaaagaattaaGCTATACATTAATGTATACTAACAGTTAATCTTCAGAAGgtgttttttatacataaacTGTTGCTATCATACATTAGAATAGGATTTTACATCTCCGCCATATATATACGTTTCTAGTTAGTAGTTTTCAAATCTTTTGAATTATCTATAATTGCACATCACAAAAAGGTGggcttttataaaaattatatttcacAACGAAGAATAGGAATCACGCTACAGAAAAATGAtctagttttttataatatttcgtTTACGCATAATCtaactttttttgataacAGCAAAGACGATATGGCTTTTAGGTGTTATCCCGCATTTTGAAATGTATTGAGTTTTTACACCGTCTTGTTAATGTAAACTcataaaaactttaaaagTATTAATTTAAGGTTCTAACCGATGATAAATTATCTATTATAACATTGCAgcatttaaatttacaacAATTCCAATATTCATTTTCaactaaataaaataagacAAATTGAAGTAAATAGCATTTCATAGCTAAAGATTGTAATGAAGATTATAATATGCAGGGtttattatcatttaaGCTTTGTTGCATTTATTCCAAATTGCTTTTTGTTGCATAAGATTTTATAGGTTAGGCCGAGATATATTGTCTTGagacttaaaaaatttatgctATCTTCCtatatcaaaatatactgctttttatatacataATATTTGCTTAATTATCAATCTTGATTAAGGATATACCTACATTtcttttcaaaataaaaatgaaggttttcaattttttcataaataaaaattttataaggGCTCTTAGAAAGATTAAGAACATTgcaatattataaatattttgttagGAATTATGACTAGATATTTAATAGTACTTGTTTTACGGTATAT
Coding sequences within:
- a CDS encoding zinc finger C2H2 domain-containing protein — its product is MVGRRRSEKTHINKPKSNPSSDDVSNDESDGKNGTMKIKNYENSNIYVPRRNFRSHPPYPVPNSREQLATPTNINCRRHFYQRRNKIGLDYLKEAAELNKYVYRKKTALEYLCELAKEEVIKMQIQHVYEKQINSENFNQKNAKLIGGDINQTDIMQNKLNRDDPEIHLPYVVPPKRRSYKKIENIEKILPENETIQSFTDFPDDLFTTKVRNGVTVFCCADDDCDMELPSLTRIKRHYLVHTNLKPFKCLNKHCNKRYSRRDNMLHHYKSHCKHNRN